From a region of the Rathayibacter sp. VKM Ac-2804 genome:
- a CDS encoding serine/threonine-protein kinase, protein MLDTAPVLPLADPLLGTTLAERYLLLERIGEGGSATVFRARDLRLARSVAVKVYREVAGTPNERSRREREVRLLIDSRHSSIVEILDQGEIATEEGALAFLVLEYFDAADPAADWFASGDERLLAEVGAQLADALAHLHSRDVLHRDVKPENVLVRSRAMPAAGSLHEAKLSDFGIARAVDDARLTRSDVLVGTAAYLSPESLGSGTVGPASDVYSLGLVLLEAVSGRRAYTGTTLEISLQRMHHAPVVPASVPARWRALLADMTRLDPAARPSAEEVARRLWSQLRDEPRTSTLRTGVHGAIAALSAAAVGVASTLALLGHLG, encoded by the coding sequence ATGCTCGACACCGCACCGGTCCTCCCGCTCGCGGACCCGCTGCTCGGCACGACCCTGGCCGAGCGCTACCTCCTGCTCGAGCGCATCGGCGAGGGCGGCAGCGCCACGGTCTTCCGGGCTCGCGACCTGCGCCTGGCGCGCTCCGTCGCGGTGAAGGTCTACCGCGAGGTCGCCGGCACTCCGAACGAGCGGTCGCGCCGCGAGCGCGAGGTGCGGCTGCTGATCGACTCCCGCCACTCGTCGATCGTCGAGATCCTCGACCAGGGCGAGATCGCGACGGAGGAGGGGGCGCTCGCCTTCCTCGTCCTCGAGTACTTCGATGCGGCCGATCCCGCCGCCGACTGGTTCGCGTCGGGCGACGAGCGGCTTCTCGCTGAGGTCGGCGCGCAGCTCGCCGACGCGCTGGCGCACCTGCACTCCCGCGACGTCCTGCACCGGGACGTGAAGCCGGAGAACGTGCTGGTCCGCTCCCGCGCGATGCCCGCCGCCGGCTCGCTGCACGAGGCGAAGCTCAGCGACTTCGGGATCGCCCGCGCGGTGGACGACGCCCGGCTGACCCGCTCCGACGTCCTCGTCGGGACGGCCGCCTACCTCAGCCCCGAGAGCCTCGGCTCCGGGACGGTCGGTCCGGCGTCCGACGTCTACTCCCTCGGACTGGTCCTGCTCGAGGCCGTCTCCGGCCGCCGCGCCTACACCGGCACCACGCTCGAGATCTCGCTGCAGCGCATGCACCACGCGCCCGTCGTGCCGGCGTCGGTCCCCGCCCGCTGGCGCGCACTGCTCGCCGACATGACGCGACTCGACCCCGCGGCGCGGCCCTCGGCGGAGGAGGTCGCCCGCCGGCTGTGGTCGCAGCTGCGCGACGAGCCGCGGACGTCGACGCTGCGCACCGGCGTGCACGGCGCGATCGCGGCGCTCTCCGCCGCGGCGGTCGGCGTCGCCTCGACGCTCGCGCTCCTCGGCCACCTCGGCTGA
- a CDS encoding MarR family transcriptional regulator, which translates to MDEVALTRPAAVRHPGTASAPGAAEVLGAMRAFRTAESAMRRRTRGSMGMGENDLLAVQFLMRRQQGGQHVSPKDLAAYLGISSASTTVLIDRLVKSGHVVRQPHPSDRRAIRIVATPTSHREVRETLDDMNQRMLEAAERLSPEEASAVVRFLQTVREIVEAPGDGLEDLDDDVAPELTVERRRA; encoded by the coding sequence ATGGATGAGGTCGCGCTGACTCGACCGGCTGCCGTTCGGCACCCGGGCACTGCGAGCGCGCCCGGCGCCGCCGAGGTCCTCGGCGCGATGCGCGCGTTCCGGACCGCCGAGAGCGCGATGCGCCGGCGCACCCGCGGATCGATGGGGATGGGCGAGAACGACCTCCTCGCCGTGCAGTTCCTCATGCGCCGCCAGCAGGGGGGCCAGCACGTCAGCCCCAAGGACCTCGCCGCCTACCTCGGCATCTCCTCCGCCTCGACGACCGTTCTCATCGACCGGCTGGTCAAGAGCGGGCACGTCGTCCGGCAGCCGCACCCCAGCGACCGGCGCGCGATCCGCATCGTCGCCACCCCCACCTCGCACCGCGAGGTCCGCGAGACGCTGGACGACATGAACCAGCGGATGCTGGAGGCGGCCGAGCGGCTCTCCCCCGAGGAGGCGAGCGCAGTGGTCCGCTTCCTGCAGACCGTGCGCGAGATCGTCGAGGCGCCCGGCGACGGCCTCGAGGACCTCGATGACGACGTCGCGCCCGAGCTCACGGTCGAGCGACGCCGCGCCTGA
- a CDS encoding ATP-dependent DNA ligase → MGSIMYGTPPAAIEVDDRTLAHLQIVIINKFRRDERFLLTLDASPNAGTGRRGVWMHPTIPIQFDFKGSRQPTINPEWIEALMERANSGAGLRIVPEPVGAAAVPLRRAEPAA, encoded by the coding sequence ATGGGCAGCATCATGTACGGCACTCCTCCGGCGGCCATCGAGGTCGACGACCGGACTCTGGCTCACCTGCAGATCGTGATCATCAACAAGTTCCGCCGGGACGAGCGCTTCCTCCTGACGCTCGACGCCAGCCCGAACGCGGGGACCGGGCGCCGCGGCGTCTGGATGCACCCGACCATCCCGATCCAGTTCGACTTCAAGGGCAGCCGCCAGCCCACCATCAACCCCGAGTGGATCGAGGCCCTGATGGAACGCGCCAACAGCGGCGCCGGTCTGCGCATCGTTCCCGAGCCGGTCGGCGCCGCCGCCGTGCCGCTGCGGCGCGCGGAGCCCGCCGCCTGA
- a CDS encoding glycosyltransferase codes for MDQSTHAHTVQNRLVIVVRADPVICGHSVEARNLAETALERGFDEVRIVTWPIERLQAAGLPLKPLDAVLPYSDGIIVERPEPVGDYKVPDGRFLAGMVGRLVELFTDGVPTVCLSLYLSPHTLAVADALRAAWSTGLPVDVTTVAEAVGSDVTNVVRRAVEEGRLGAAAHIFASYLSQDHCVAVSEYTRDLIVEEAERIDAVHGTRFAEQCRARIEISYPAIDSDAYTGLDPAVVDEVVRARGLRTDGYVLFLSRLTEAKGVEDLIAGYERSGVHADRELVIAGRGPQEAELRRLAAASPLAHRIRFLDDVGDAEKPYLMAGCSAFVLPSKPRPEFVETFGIALAEKMLAGGGPVITTLTGGIGEAVGEHAFITPVEDPDTIAALLDHVVLELTAEDRAQRATAAREYALQFDRRQVFDRLFARIPRPARAEQAA; via the coding sequence ATGGACCAGAGCACGCACGCCCACACCGTGCAGAACCGACTCGTCATCGTGGTCCGCGCGGATCCGGTGATCTGCGGGCACTCGGTCGAGGCCCGCAACCTCGCCGAGACCGCCCTCGAGCGCGGCTTCGACGAGGTGCGCATCGTCACCTGGCCGATCGAGCGCCTCCAGGCCGCCGGCCTCCCGCTCAAGCCGCTCGACGCGGTCCTCCCCTACAGCGACGGCATCATCGTCGAGCGACCGGAGCCCGTCGGCGACTACAAGGTGCCGGACGGCCGCTTCCTCGCCGGCATGGTCGGCCGCCTGGTCGAGCTGTTCACCGACGGCGTGCCCACCGTCTGCCTCTCGCTCTACCTCAGCCCGCACACTCTCGCGGTCGCGGACGCCCTGCGCGCGGCCTGGAGCACCGGCCTGCCGGTCGACGTCACGACGGTCGCCGAGGCGGTCGGCTCCGACGTCACCAACGTCGTCCGCCGGGCGGTCGAGGAGGGCCGCCTCGGCGCCGCCGCGCACATCTTCGCCTCGTACCTGTCGCAGGACCACTGCGTCGCCGTCTCCGAGTACACCCGCGACCTGATCGTCGAGGAGGCCGAGCGGATCGACGCCGTCCACGGCACCCGGTTCGCCGAGCAGTGCCGCGCGCGCATCGAGATCTCCTACCCGGCGATCGACTCCGACGCCTACACCGGACTCGATCCCGCCGTGGTCGACGAGGTCGTGCGCGCCCGCGGCCTCCGCACCGACGGCTACGTGCTCTTCCTCTCCCGACTGACGGAGGCGAAGGGGGTCGAGGACCTGATCGCCGGCTACGAGCGCAGCGGCGTCCACGCCGACCGCGAGCTCGTGATCGCCGGACGCGGACCGCAGGAGGCGGAGCTGCGCCGCCTCGCGGCCGCCTCGCCGCTGGCGCACCGCATCCGCTTCCTCGATGACGTCGGCGACGCCGAGAAGCCCTACCTGATGGCCGGCTGCTCGGCGTTCGTGCTGCCGAGCAAGCCGCGCCCGGAGTTCGTCGAGACGTTCGGCATCGCGCTCGCCGAGAAGATGCTCGCGGGCGGCGGCCCCGTCATCACCACGCTCACCGGCGGGATCGGCGAGGCCGTCGGCGAGCACGCGTTCATCACCCCGGTCGAGGATCCGGACACGATCGCCGCGCTGCTGGACCACGTGGTGCTCGAGCTGACGGCGGAGGACCGGGCGCAGCGCGCGACGGCCGCGCGCGAGTACGCCCTGCAGTTCGACCGGCGGCAGGTCTTCGACCGGCTGTTCGCACGGATCCCGCGACCGGCGCGCGCCGAGCAGGCCGCCTAG
- a CDS encoding glycoside hydrolase domain-containing protein, whose protein sequence is MIERVDPFLGTEATQLPDATGLAATWWSPKPQIGNTHPGATFPLGMVSACSYSGAYPTGYGRYDLALEGVPPTIQDGLVASGFTHFQQSGTGAIRKYYNYLRVTPMLEPLDELGRSWAIEDEVAEPGYYAATLSSGIRAELTVGPASVVHRYTFPEHRSARVVVDLSLGGLAIPSGATIPLRAQLHSISPGVAAGEVVMEGAPLAVHLECDALQWRQMLWYDRRLMPGGTRLDFDHIRPTTLRPFGLMWAGPSTAGQTVELRMGFSLRGTDRARENLHRDVPATIGGFDQRRDRTRKTWRKRLRTVAVDTPSTERETVFATALYHSLIKPCLAPDESPFWPSDGPFVFDLSTMWDIYRTQLPLLTALVPERAVEVGAALLTICEEEGNFPIGYRMAKGSDRFSRQGSALAHTFLADLCRLGLPGIDWEAALVHMGEDLKRTYGEEFLAAGEAHPISHTLDLAHGYWCTAVVARHVGDHVLADQLEERAAQWVNAYDLRSGLLKDSTYYEGTRHNYSFRLLHDMAGRIAISGGDDAFVVQLDEFFGYGAEPVVQPGLRPDRAEMLAGSALGRFEGLNNEPDMDAPWAYHYAGRPDRTAEVVHGVLHQRFGAGRGGLPGNDDSGGLSSWYVWASLGLFPVAGQGLLLVNAPAFARASLAIGGADVEIRTTGFIEPVPGGPVQYVQRAELNGAPLEASWITAAELHRGGELTLHLGAEPVGWGSAPEHRPPSFPHR, encoded by the coding sequence GTGATCGAGCGGGTGGACCCGTTCCTCGGCACCGAGGCGACACAGCTCCCCGACGCGACCGGGCTGGCGGCGACCTGGTGGTCGCCGAAGCCGCAGATCGGCAACACGCACCCGGGCGCGACCTTCCCGCTCGGGATGGTGTCCGCGTGCTCCTACTCCGGCGCCTACCCCACCGGCTACGGCCGCTACGACCTGGCGCTCGAGGGGGTCCCGCCGACGATCCAGGACGGCCTCGTCGCCTCCGGCTTCACGCACTTCCAGCAGTCCGGCACCGGCGCGATCCGCAAGTACTACAACTACCTCCGCGTCACGCCGATGCTCGAGCCGCTCGACGAGCTCGGCCGCAGCTGGGCGATCGAGGACGAGGTCGCCGAGCCCGGCTACTACGCCGCGACCCTCTCCTCCGGGATCCGCGCCGAGCTGACCGTCGGGCCCGCCTCGGTCGTGCACCGCTACACCTTCCCCGAGCACCGCAGCGCCCGCGTGGTCGTCGACCTCTCGCTCGGCGGCCTCGCGATCCCGTCCGGAGCGACGATCCCGCTCCGCGCGCAGCTGCACTCGATCTCGCCGGGCGTCGCGGCAGGCGAGGTCGTGATGGAGGGCGCACCGCTCGCCGTCCACCTCGAGTGCGACGCCCTGCAATGGCGGCAGATGCTCTGGTACGACCGGCGGCTGATGCCCGGCGGCACCCGGCTCGACTTCGACCACATCCGCCCGACGACCCTGCGCCCGTTCGGACTGATGTGGGCCGGACCGAGCACGGCCGGGCAGACCGTCGAGCTGCGGATGGGCTTCTCCCTCCGCGGCACCGACCGCGCCCGCGAGAACCTGCACCGCGACGTCCCGGCCACGATCGGCGGCTTCGACCAGCGCCGCGACCGCACCCGCAAGACCTGGCGGAAGCGCCTGCGCACCGTCGCCGTGGACACCCCCTCGACCGAGCGCGAGACCGTGTTCGCCACGGCGCTCTACCACTCGCTGATCAAGCCGTGCCTGGCGCCGGACGAGAGCCCGTTCTGGCCGAGCGACGGCCCGTTCGTCTTCGACCTCAGCACGATGTGGGACATCTACCGCACTCAGCTCCCGCTGCTCACCGCGCTCGTCCCCGAGCGCGCGGTCGAGGTCGGCGCGGCGCTGCTCACCATCTGCGAGGAGGAGGGCAACTTCCCGATCGGCTACCGGATGGCCAAGGGCAGCGACCGCTTCTCCCGCCAGGGCAGCGCCCTCGCGCACACCTTCCTCGCCGACCTCTGCCGCCTCGGCCTGCCCGGCATCGACTGGGAGGCGGCCCTCGTGCACATGGGCGAGGACCTCAAGCGCACCTACGGCGAGGAGTTCCTGGCGGCGGGGGAGGCGCACCCGATCAGCCACACCCTCGACCTCGCGCACGGCTACTGGTGCACCGCGGTCGTGGCGCGGCACGTCGGCGACCACGTCCTCGCCGACCAGCTCGAGGAGCGAGCCGCCCAGTGGGTGAACGCCTACGACCTGCGCTCGGGCCTGCTCAAGGACTCGACCTACTACGAGGGCACCAGGCACAACTACTCCTTCCGCCTGCTGCACGACATGGCCGGCCGCATCGCGATCAGCGGCGGCGACGACGCCTTCGTCGTGCAGCTGGACGAGTTCTTCGGCTACGGCGCCGAGCCCGTCGTGCAGCCGGGACTGCGCCCGGACCGCGCCGAGATGCTCGCGGGCTCGGCCCTCGGCCGCTTCGAGGGGCTGAACAACGAGCCCGACATGGACGCACCCTGGGCGTACCACTACGCGGGCCGCCCCGACCGCACGGCCGAGGTCGTGCACGGGGTGCTGCACCAGCGCTTCGGCGCCGGCCGCGGCGGCCTGCCCGGCAACGACGACTCCGGGGGTCTGAGCTCCTGGTACGTCTGGGCGAGCCTCGGGCTCTTCCCGGTCGCCGGCCAGGGCCTGCTCCTGGTCAACGCGCCCGCCTTCGCCCGCGCCTCGCTCGCGATCGGCGGCGCGGACGTCGAGATCCGCACCACCGGCTTCATCGAGCCGGTGCCGGGCGGACCCGTCCAGTACGTGCAGCGGGCGGAGCTGAACGGCGCACCGCTCGAGGCGAGCTGGATCACCGCGGCCGAGCTGCACCGCGGCGGCGAGCTGACGCTGCACCTCGGCGCCGAGCCCGTCGGCTGGGGGAGCGCCCCCGAGCACCGGCCGCCGTCGTTCCCGCACCGCTGA
- a CDS encoding SDR family oxidoreductase, translating to MTSAADPSTVPTPEVPTPEQRALVVGATGIGGSALVDLLTERGWPVTALSRRPIAERPGVTPLSADLRSAEDLARVLAHEKPTHVFFTAWSRQATEEENIAVNGGMVRDLLAALSHAPLQHVALVTGLKHYLGPFEAYGQGAMPDTPFHEEEERLDAPNFYYAQEDELFAAAERDGFTWSVHRSHTVIGHAVGNAMNMGLTLAVAASIHRAQGTPFVFPGSLTQWNGLTDMTDSTVLAEQMLWASTSEAGRDEAFNVVNGDVFRWRWMWSRIAEHFGVEPVGPGEEPQPLEQQMAGADDVWQRLVREHDLIEPDLERVASWWHTDADLGRQIEVVTDISKSRLAGFGVHHRTVDSFTALFDRYRAERLIP from the coding sequence ATGACTTCCGCAGCAGACCCGTCCACCGTCCCCACTCCCGAGGTCCCCACTCCCGAGCAGCGCGCCCTCGTGGTCGGCGCCACCGGCATCGGCGGCTCCGCCCTCGTCGACCTGCTCACCGAGCGCGGCTGGCCCGTGACCGCCCTCTCCCGCCGGCCGATCGCCGAGCGCCCCGGCGTCACCCCGCTCTCCGCCGACCTCCGCTCCGCTGAGGACCTCGCCCGCGTGCTCGCCCACGAGAAGCCGACCCACGTCTTCTTCACCGCCTGGTCGCGCCAGGCCACGGAGGAGGAGAACATCGCCGTCAACGGCGGCATGGTCCGCGACCTCCTCGCCGCGCTCTCGCACGCGCCGCTCCAGCACGTCGCGCTCGTCACCGGGCTCAAGCACTACCTCGGCCCGTTCGAGGCCTACGGCCAGGGCGCGATGCCCGACACCCCGTTCCACGAGGAGGAGGAGCGCCTCGACGCGCCCAACTTCTACTACGCGCAGGAGGACGAGCTCTTCGCCGCCGCCGAGCGCGACGGCTTCACCTGGTCGGTGCACCGCTCGCACACCGTGATCGGCCACGCGGTCGGCAACGCGATGAACATGGGCCTCACCCTCGCCGTCGCCGCGTCGATCCACCGCGCCCAGGGCACGCCCTTCGTCTTCCCCGGCTCGCTCACCCAGTGGAACGGCCTCACCGACATGACCGACTCCACCGTCCTCGCCGAGCAGATGCTCTGGGCGTCGACGAGCGAGGCGGGCCGCGACGAGGCGTTCAACGTCGTCAACGGCGACGTCTTCCGCTGGCGCTGGATGTGGTCGCGGATCGCCGAGCACTTCGGCGTCGAGCCCGTCGGCCCCGGCGAGGAGCCGCAGCCCCTCGAGCAGCAGATGGCCGGCGCCGACGACGTCTGGCAGCGCCTCGTCCGCGAGCACGACCTGATCGAGCCCGACCTCGAGCGCGTCGCCTCCTGGTGGCACACCGACGCCGATCTCGGCCGGCAGATCGAGGTGGTCACCGACATCAGCAAGTCGCGCCTGGCCGGCTTCGGCGTGCACCACCGCACGGTCGACTCCTTCACGGCCCTGTTCGACCGCTATCGCGCGGAGCGCCTGATCCCGTAG
- a CDS encoding MFS transporter, whose translation MRAPWKNREPGARLPRDVKVLGIVAFFVMLGFGVVVPVLPVYVRSFGVGYVEVGAVVSAFALMRLVANPFVGPLVDRVGERIVLAVGIGIVAVSSALVGLAGDYAHLLLLRGAGGIGSAMFSVAAMTLLLRTADPERRGRSIGFYQGGFLLGGMAGPAVGGVLTAISLTAPFFFYAGTLAIAGLVGLVLLQRPDRDAEAKAAVAAPKPMREVARDPRYQSAVLANFALGWSAMGVRATLVPVLVVEGLGDEPAWTGIAFAIAAVVQTIALAPAGRFVDTVGRRPALIGGFAVAAVAMLAMPLVHELWLLIALLCVYGAAAAFMGTAPGALVGDAAGERGGKPVSFFQAASDLGGVVGPLLAGALADAASPTAAFASAFLLLGLTAVVGLRVPRR comes from the coding sequence GTGCGTGCTCCGTGGAAGAACCGTGAACCCGGGGCGCGGCTCCCCCGCGATGTGAAGGTCCTCGGGATCGTCGCCTTCTTCGTGATGCTGGGGTTCGGCGTCGTCGTGCCGGTGCTGCCGGTGTACGTGCGGAGCTTCGGGGTCGGCTACGTCGAGGTCGGCGCGGTGGTGTCGGCGTTCGCGCTGATGCGGCTGGTCGCGAATCCGTTCGTCGGGCCGCTGGTCGACCGGGTGGGCGAGCGCATCGTGCTGGCCGTCGGCATCGGGATCGTGGCGGTGTCCAGCGCGCTCGTCGGGCTCGCCGGCGACTACGCGCACCTGCTGCTGCTGCGCGGGGCGGGCGGGATCGGCTCCGCGATGTTCTCGGTCGCCGCGATGACGCTGCTGCTGCGGACGGCGGATCCGGAGCGGCGGGGCCGGTCGATCGGCTTCTACCAGGGCGGGTTCCTGCTCGGCGGCATGGCGGGACCGGCCGTCGGCGGCGTCCTGACGGCGATCTCGCTGACCGCTCCCTTCTTCTTCTACGCGGGGACGCTCGCGATCGCCGGGCTGGTCGGGCTGGTGCTCCTGCAGCGGCCGGACCGGGACGCGGAGGCGAAAGCGGCCGTCGCGGCGCCGAAGCCGATGCGGGAGGTCGCCCGCGATCCGCGCTACCAGAGCGCCGTGCTCGCGAACTTCGCGCTCGGCTGGTCGGCGATGGGCGTGCGCGCGACGCTCGTGCCGGTGCTCGTCGTCGAGGGGCTCGGCGACGAGCCGGCCTGGACGGGCATCGCGTTCGCCATCGCGGCGGTGGTGCAGACCATCGCGCTCGCGCCGGCCGGGCGCTTCGTCGACACGGTCGGGCGGCGGCCCGCGCTGATCGGCGGGTTCGCCGTCGCGGCCGTCGCGATGCTGGCGATGCCGCTGGTGCACGAGCTGTGGCTGCTGATCGCGCTGCTCTGCGTGTACGGAGCGGCGGCGGCGTTCATGGGGACGGCGCCGGGCGCGCTCGTGGGCGACGCGGCGGGTGAGCGCGGCGGCAAGCCGGTGTCGTTCTTCCAGGCGGCGTCGGACCTCGGCGGTGTCGTCGGGCCGCTGCTCGCGGGGGCGCTCGCGGACGCCGCGTCGCCGACGGCCGCGTTCGCCTCGGCGTTCCTGCTGCTCGGGCTGACCGCGGTGGTCGGGCTGCGGGTGCCGCGGCGCTGA
- a CDS encoding alanine racemase, producing MPRIPDSVPTPALVLDESILDRNIAATARSARDRGVALRPHAKTHKSIEIARRQLAAGAVGLTVATVSEAEVFAAGGVEDLFIAYPLWLDAERAARLRGVLERARVRVGVDSAESARRLAAAIPAGLEVVVEVDSGHHRSGVPPQEAGAVAAAAVEAGLDVVGVFTFPGHSYALDGRRAAARDEAAALTAAAASLADAGVTARVISGGSTPSLEFADTGVLTELRPGVSALGDAQQWEIGTIGPESIAVTVLATIVARRDDHLIADAGSKVLSSDRGAASTGFGRLLEHPEARITVLSEHHSTITGVDLPLGTRIRIAPNHVCVAVNLADDYRVLLADGGTATWPVDARGRNT from the coding sequence GTGCCTCGCATCCCGGACAGCGTCCCCACGCCCGCGCTCGTGCTCGACGAGTCGATCCTCGACCGCAACATCGCGGCCACCGCCCGCTCGGCCCGCGACCGCGGCGTCGCGCTGCGCCCGCACGCCAAGACGCACAAGTCGATCGAGATCGCCCGGCGGCAGCTGGCGGCCGGCGCGGTCGGCCTCACCGTCGCGACGGTGTCCGAGGCGGAGGTGTTCGCGGCCGGCGGCGTCGAGGACCTCTTCATCGCCTACCCGCTCTGGCTCGACGCCGAGCGCGCCGCCCGCCTCCGCGGGGTGCTCGAGCGGGCGCGGGTCCGGGTCGGCGTCGACTCCGCGGAGTCGGCGCGCCGTCTCGCCGCCGCGATCCCGGCGGGGCTCGAGGTCGTCGTCGAGGTCGACTCCGGCCACCACCGCAGCGGAGTGCCGCCGCAGGAGGCCGGCGCGGTCGCCGCCGCCGCGGTCGAGGCGGGGCTCGACGTCGTGGGCGTCTTCACCTTCCCCGGCCACAGCTACGCCCTCGACGGCCGCCGCGCCGCGGCCCGCGACGAGGCCGCCGCGCTGACGGCCGCCGCCGCCTCGCTCGCCGACGCCGGGGTCACGGCCCGCGTGATCAGCGGAGGCTCCACTCCGTCCCTCGAGTTCGCCGACACGGGCGTCCTCACCGAGCTGCGCCCGGGCGTCTCGGCCCTCGGCGACGCGCAGCAGTGGGAGATCGGCACCATCGGCCCGGAGTCGATCGCCGTCACCGTGCTCGCGACGATCGTCGCCCGCCGCGACGACCACCTGATCGCCGACGCCGGCAGCAAGGTGCTCTCCTCCGACCGCGGCGCCGCCTCGACCGGCTTCGGCCGCCTGCTCGAGCACCCGGAGGCCCGCATCACCGTCCTCTCGGAGCACCACTCCACGATCACCGGCGTCGATCTGCCGCTCGGCACCCGGATCCGCATCGCCCCCAACCACGTCTGCGTCGCCGTCAACCTCGCCGACGACTACCGCGTCCTCCTCGCCGACGGCGGCACCGCCACCTGGCCGGTCGACGCCCGCGGCCGCAACACGTAG
- a CDS encoding aldo/keto reductase, giving the protein MTSQPSALRPFGPSGATVTRLTLGTSWNPDRVGSLGTVPALERVLDSGAGRPVSVIDTSNEYALGHSERLIGEALRARGGVPEGVTVVTKLDRDPETGSYSAERMRRSLDESRERLGMDVLPLLYLHDPERISYDEAFAEDGPVRALVAMKEAGVALSIGISGGPAPMLRHYVDTGLFDAVITHNRFTLVDRSSEELIDASVERGVVVVNAAVYGGGALARWPEPVRSYAYAPAPQEIVDAVAAMGEACERAGVPLAAAALQFSTRDPRVTTTVVGATTAEHYDAFVADDALDIPDALFEELESLAPPSSVWQEAPGSSWPR; this is encoded by the coding sequence ATGACCTCTCAGCCCTCCGCGCTCCGTCCCTTCGGCCCGTCGGGCGCCACGGTGACCCGGCTCACCCTCGGCACCTCCTGGAACCCCGACCGCGTCGGCTCGCTCGGCACCGTCCCCGCGCTCGAGCGCGTGCTCGACTCCGGCGCCGGCCGCCCCGTCTCGGTGATCGACACCTCGAACGAGTACGCGCTCGGCCACAGCGAGCGCCTGATCGGCGAGGCGCTGCGAGCGCGCGGCGGGGTGCCGGAGGGGGTCACCGTCGTCACGAAGCTCGACCGCGACCCCGAGACGGGCAGCTACTCCGCCGAGCGGATGCGCCGCAGCCTCGACGAGAGCCGCGAGCGCCTGGGCATGGACGTCCTGCCGCTGCTCTACCTGCACGACCCGGAGCGCATCTCCTACGACGAGGCCTTCGCCGAGGACGGTCCGGTGCGCGCGCTCGTCGCGATGAAGGAGGCGGGCGTCGCGCTCTCGATCGGCATCTCGGGCGGGCCGGCGCCGATGCTGCGCCACTACGTCGACACCGGGCTGTTCGACGCGGTCATCACGCACAACCGCTTCACGCTGGTCGACCGCTCCTCCGAGGAGCTGATCGACGCCTCCGTCGAGCGCGGCGTCGTCGTCGTGAACGCGGCCGTCTACGGCGGCGGGGCGCTCGCGCGCTGGCCGGAGCCGGTGCGCTCCTACGCCTACGCGCCCGCGCCGCAGGAGATCGTCGACGCCGTCGCCGCGATGGGCGAGGCCTGCGAGCGGGCTGGAGTGCCGCTGGCGGCCGCGGCGCTGCAGTTCTCCACCCGCGACCCGCGCGTGACGACGACGGTGGTCGGCGCGACGACCGCCGAGCACTACGACGCGTTCGTCGCGGACGACGCGCTCGACATCCCCGACGCGCTCTTCGAGGAGCTGGAGTCGCTCGCGCCGCCGAGCTCGGTCTGGCAGGAGGCGCCGGGGTCGAGCTGGCCGCGCTGA
- a CDS encoding NADH:flavin oxidoreductase/NADH oxidase → MTDTTDTPTDSPALFQPLTLRSRTARNRVWAAPMCQYSVEAQDGVPTPWHLVHLGSLARGGAGVVIVEATGVVPEGRISPWDTGLWNDAQQAAWAPIVDFVHGQGALAGIQLAHAGRKASTYREWSGRGSVPVDEGGWESVAPSAVAFEGYAAPRALDAEELPGIVEAFRASARRAVDAGFDVIELHAAHGYLLHQFLSPLSNHREDAYGGVLENRARLLLEVVRAVRAEIGELPLLVRFSATDWAEGGWTLEETITVSEWARDEGVDLFDVSTGGLVKGTDIPVAPLYQVPFAREVGRATGAPVGAVGLITTAEQAEGVVAGGDADVVLLARELLRDPHAPSRMARELGAPLGLVPPQYARAWR, encoded by the coding sequence GTGACCGACACGACTGACACCCCGACCGACTCGCCCGCCCTCTTCCAGCCGCTGACCCTCCGCTCGCGCACCGCGCGCAACCGCGTCTGGGCCGCGCCGATGTGCCAGTACTCGGTGGAGGCGCAGGACGGCGTCCCGACTCCCTGGCACCTCGTGCACCTCGGCTCGCTCGCGCGCGGCGGGGCGGGGGTCGTGATCGTCGAGGCGACCGGCGTCGTCCCCGAGGGGCGGATCAGCCCCTGGGACACCGGGCTCTGGAACGACGCGCAGCAGGCGGCCTGGGCGCCGATCGTCGACTTCGTGCACGGGCAGGGCGCCCTCGCCGGCATCCAGCTCGCGCACGCCGGCCGCAAGGCGTCGACGTACCGCGAGTGGAGCGGGCGCGGCTCCGTCCCCGTCGACGAGGGCGGCTGGGAGAGCGTCGCCCCCTCCGCCGTCGCGTTCGAGGGCTACGCGGCGCCGCGGGCGCTCGACGCCGAGGAGCTGCCGGGGATCGTCGAGGCGTTCCGCGCCTCCGCCCGCCGCGCCGTCGACGCGGGCTTCGACGTGATCGAGCTGCACGCGGCGCACGGCTACCTGCTGCACCAGTTCCTCTCGCCGCTCTCCAACCACCGCGAGGACGCCTACGGCGGAGTGCTCGAGAACCGTGCGCGGCTCCTGCTCGAGGTCGTCCGCGCCGTGCGCGCCGAGATCGGCGAGCTGCCGCTGCTGGTCCGCTTCTCGGCCACCGACTGGGCCGAGGGCGGCTGGACGCTCGAGGAGACGATCACGGTCTCGGAGTGGGCGCGCGACGAGGGCGTCGACCTCTTCGACGTCTCGACCGGCGGACTCGTGAAGGGGACCGACATCCCGGTGGCACCGCTCTACCAGGTGCCGTTCGCCCGCGAGGTGGGCCGGGCGACCGGCGCTCCCGTCGGGGCGGTCGGGCTGATCACCACGGCTGAGCAGGCCGAGGGCGTGGTGGCCGGCGGCGACGCCGACGTGGTGCTGCTGGCGCGCGAGCTGCTGCGCGACCCGCACGCGCCGTCGCGGATGGCCCGCGAGCTCGGCGCTCCGCTCGGCCTCGTGCCGCCGCAGTACGCTCGCGCCTGGCGCTGA